In Zonotrichia albicollis isolate bZonAlb1 chromosome 3, bZonAlb1.hap1, whole genome shotgun sequence, a single window of DNA contains:
- the LOC141728403 gene encoding uncharacterized protein LOC141728403 isoform X2, giving the protein MAPGILCGAQWALRVLHGSAALLQVLHGSVPLAVGPAWLCTPGCGSCMDPLHWLWVLHGSTALLWVLHGSVPLAVGPAWVHGAACGSCTVPQPWVLVLHGPAALTAGPAWPRRGKCRACTALWHWVLILHGLEVLGAGPARPCDVVGRSCTALWHWVLVLQLWVPVLPGAARCCPVLQVLHGPALGLGVPGTPGASPAQPSPAALPGTPWPCCTFGGWVPAGAAALARPVPVPVLVSVPVPVPVLVPVPVPVLVLVRCWCRFCAGASASSGASSGAGSCTGAGSGASTGSAPVLVPVPGPVPVPVL; this is encoded by the exons ATGGCCCCGGGCATCCTGTGTGGGGCACAGTGGGCACTGCGGGTCCTGCATggctctgcagcactgctgcaggtcCTGCATGGCTCTGTGCCCCTGGCTGTGG GTCCTGCATGGCTCTGTACCCCTGGCTGTGGGTCCTGCATGGATCCACTGCACTGGCTGTGGGTCCTGC ATGGATCCACTGCACTGCTGTGGGTCCTGCATGGCTCTGTGCCCCTGGCTGTGGGTCCTGCATGGGTCCATGGTGCTGCCTGTGGGTCCTGCACAgtcccacagccctgggtgctggtgctgcatGGCCCTGCAGCGCTGACTGCAGGCCCTGCGTGGCCTCGCCGTGGCAAATGCAGGGCCTGCACGGccctgtggcactgggtgctgaTCCTGCATGGCCTTGAGGTGCTGGGTGCTGGTCCTGCACGGCCCTGCGACGTTGTCGGCAGGTCCTGCACGGctctgtggcactgggtgctggtcctgcagctctgggtgccgGTGCTGCCCGGTGCTGCCCGGTGCTGCCCGGTGCTGCAGGTTCTGCACGGCCCCGCgctgggtttgggggtcccagggaccCCCGGGGCCAGCccggctcagcccagccctgcagctcttcctgggaccccctggccctgctgcaccTTTGGGGGCTGGGTcccagcaggtgctgcagcGTTGGCACGGCCGGTGCCGGTTCCGGTGCTAGTTTCGGTGCCGGTTCCGGTGCCAGTGCTGGTGCCGGTTCCGGTGCCAGTGCTGGTGCTGGTTCGGTGCTGGTGCCGGTTCTGTGCCGGTGCCAGTGCCAGTTCTGGCGCCAGCTCTGGTGCCGGTTCTTGTACCGGTGCCGGTTCTGGTGCCAGTACCGGTTCTGCGCCAGTACTGGTGCCCGTACCTGGGCCAGTTCCGGTGCCGGTTCTGTGA
- the LOC141728403 gene encoding uncharacterized protein LOC141728403 isoform X1 has translation MAPGILCGAQWALRVLHGSAALLQVLHGSVPLAVGPAWIHCTGCGSCVALCPWLWVLHGSTALLWVLHGSVPLAVGPAWVHGAACGSCTVPQPWVLVLHGPAALTAGPAWPRRGKCRACTALWHWVLILHGLEVLGAGPARPCDVVGRSCTALWHWVLVLQLWVPVLPGAARCCPVLQVLHGPALGLGVPGTPGASPAQPSPAALPGTPWPCCTFGGWVPAGAAALARPVPVPVLVSVPVPVPVLVPVPVPVLVLVRCWCRFCAGASASSGASSGAGSCTGAGSGASTGSAPVLVPVPGPVPVPVL, from the exons ATGGCCCCGGGCATCCTGTGTGGGGCACAGTGGGCACTGCGGGTCCTGCATggctctgcagcactgctgcag GTCCTGCATGGCTCTGTACCCCTGGCTGTGGGTCCTGCATGGATCCACTGCACTGGCTGTGGGTCCTGCGTGGCTCTGTGCCCCTGGCTGTGGGTCCTGCATGGATCCACTGCACTGCTGTGGGTCCTGCATGGCTCTGTGCCCCTGGCTGTGGGTCCTGCATGGGTCCATGGTGCTGCCTGTGGGTCCTGCACAgtcccacagccctgggtgctggtgctgcatGGCCCTGCAGCGCTGACTGCAGGCCCTGCGTGGCCTCGCCGTGGCAAATGCAGGGCCTGCACGGccctgtggcactgggtgctgaTCCTGCATGGCCTTGAGGTGCTGGGTGCTGGTCCTGCACGGCCCTGCGACGTTGTCGGCAGGTCCTGCACGGctctgtggcactgggtgctggtcctgcagctctgggtgccgGTGCTGCCCGGTGCTGCCCGGTGCTGCCCGGTGCTGCAGGTTCTGCACGGCCCCGCgctgggtttgggggtcccagggaccCCCGGGGCCAGCccggctcagcccagccctgcagctcttcctgggaccccctggccctgctgcaccTTTGGGGGCTGGGTcccagcaggtgctgcagcGTTGGCACGGCCGGTGCCGGTTCCGGTGCTAGTTTCGGTGCCGGTTCCGGTGCCAGTGCTGGTGCCGGTTCCGGTGCCAGTGCTGGTGCTGGTTCGGTGCTGGTGCCGGTTCTGTGCCGGTGCCAGTGCCAGTTCTGGCGCCAGCTCTGGTGCCGGTTCTTGTACCGGTGCCGGTTCTGGTGCCAGTACCGGTTCTGCGCCAGTACTGGTGCCCGTACCTGGGCCAGTTCCGGTGCCGGTTCTGTGA